The Thermobifida halotolerans sequence GGGCGGTACCGGGGTGTGGCTGTACATCGCCGCGTGGCTGCTGACGCGGGACGCCCGTGGCGGTCCCGCCATGCTCGAACAGCTGCTGGACCGGCGGTTGAGCGGCGAGGCCGTGCTGGCGCTGCTCGGCGCGGGGCTGGCGCTGGGGGCGCTGTTCAGTCTGGTCGGCGGGTTCGGGTGGACGACGCTGGTGCTGGCGGTCCCGCTGATCCTGGGCGGACTGGTGGCGCACAACCGCGGGGTGGACCTGTCCCGGGTCGCCCGGCGGCTGCCGGAGTGGTTGAAGAGCCGGGAGCCGCCGCCGAGCGCGCCGGCTCCCGAGCCGAGCCCCGCCTACTACAACCCGGCGCAGCCCTGGGCGGCGGCTCCGAGCGGACCGATCGACCTGGCGGTCGTGGGGCGGCAGGCCGCGGAGGGCGGCGGGGACTGCGGTGCGCAGAGTCCGCCGTGGAAGACATCCCGCCGGGACCGCGACGGCGGCACGGCGACGAAGCGGGACCGGCGCCGGGGGGTGAGTCTGCTCGGTGTCGTGTGCTGGGTGGTCCTGGCGCTCACCGCGGTGGTGTTCGCGCTGTCCGACGAGGTGTCGGTGGGCGCCCTGGTGGGTCCGCAGGCGGCCCCGCTCTATCTGGGCGGGATCGTCGCGCTGCTCGGCGCGGCACTCGTCGTCGGCACGTGGGTGGG is a genomic window containing:
- a CDS encoding PspC domain-containing protein; its protein translation is MEPPEPPAPETASPVGPAAERMLCRDDVNGVITGVAAGLGRHTGTDPVVWRTAFAVTALAGGTGVWLYIAAWLLTRDARGGPAMLEQLLDRRLSGEAVLALLGAGLALGALFSLVGGFGWTTLVLAVPLILGGLVAHNRGVDLSRVARRLPEWLKSREPPPSAPAPEPSPAYYNPAQPWAAAPSGPIDLAVVGRQAAEGGGDCGAQSPPWKTSRRDRDGGTATKRDRRRGVSLLGVVCWVVLALTAVVFALSDEVSVGALVGPQAAPLYLGGIVALLGAALVVGTWVGDPRGVTWAATLVTLLATAATAVDLTQVRFGETAWRPAAASEVREPFELTVGQARLDLTALPLEPGQEVTVRARVGFGSLEVLAPETARVVVHGRAAFGSIELGDSLSQTGTRLDLNDVLEPVSVSGEDGEEGTAVDAPTLTLDLRSHAGNLEVWHVPT